A single region of the Candidatus Krumholzibacteriia bacterium genome encodes:
- a CDS encoding toxin-antitoxin system HicB family antitoxin — MAERKTILVRLRPELYAALRRWAADEFRSVNGQLEYIVQRALGGEGRLPRRGGGEAEAEDDSDPEAPAGGKVPSAPE, encoded by the coding sequence ATGGCGGAGCGCAAAACCATTCTCGTGCGCCTCCGCCCCGAGCTCTACGCGGCTCTGCGGCGCTGGGCGGCGGACGAGTTTCGCAGCGTCAACGGCCAGCTCGAGTACATCGTGCAGCGCGCCCTGGGTGGGGAGGGGCGCCTGCCGCGCCGGGGCGGTGGGGAGGCGGAGGCGGAAGACGACTCCGATCCGGAGGCGCCCGCGGGAGGAAAGGTGCCGAGCGCGCCGGAATGA